Proteins found in one Pseudomonas marvdashtae genomic segment:
- a CDS encoding TRAP transporter large permease, with product MDALILLGSFLLLILIGMPVAYALGAAALIGAWWIDIPFQAMMIQVTGGVNKFSLLAIPFFVLAGAIMAEGGMSRRLVAFASVLVGFVRGGLSLVNLVASSFFGAISGSSVADTASVGSVLIPEMTRQGYPREYATAVTVSGSVQALLTPPSHNAVLYSLAAGGTVSIGSLFMAGIVPGIMMNLCLMALCLVFAKKRNYPKGEVIPLKQALKICREAMWGMMTLFIILGGILSGVFTATESAAIAVVWAFFVTMCIYRDYKWSELPKLMHRTVRTISIVMILIGFAASFGYIMTLMEIPAKITTAFLTLSDNRYVILMCINVMLLLLGTVMDMAPLILILTPILMPVIVGIGVDPVQFGMIMLVNLGIGLITPPVGAVLFVGSAIGKVSIESTVNALLPFYGMLFLVLLLVTYVPAISLWLPNLVL from the coding sequence ATGGACGCGCTGATTCTGCTGGGCAGTTTTTTGTTGTTGATCCTGATCGGCATGCCGGTCGCCTATGCGCTGGGCGCTGCCGCCCTGATCGGGGCGTGGTGGATCGATATTCCGTTCCAGGCCATGATGATCCAGGTAACGGGCGGGGTGAACAAATTCTCGTTGCTGGCCATTCCGTTCTTCGTGCTGGCCGGTGCGATCATGGCCGAGGGCGGCATGTCCCGCCGACTGGTGGCGTTCGCCAGTGTGCTGGTGGGCTTCGTGCGCGGTGGCCTGTCTTTGGTCAACCTCGTGGCCTCGAGTTTTTTTGGCGCGATCTCCGGCTCCTCGGTGGCCGATACCGCCTCGGTCGGCTCGGTGCTGATCCCGGAAATGACACGCCAGGGCTATCCGCGTGAATACGCCACCGCCGTCACCGTCAGTGGTTCGGTACAAGCGCTGCTGACACCGCCCAGCCACAACGCGGTGCTGTACTCCCTCGCCGCTGGCGGCACCGTCTCCATTGGTTCGCTGTTCATGGCCGGCATCGTCCCCGGCATCATGATGAACCTGTGCCTGATGGCGCTGTGCCTGGTCTTCGCGAAAAAGCGCAATTACCCCAAGGGCGAAGTGATTCCGCTCAAGCAAGCGCTGAAGATCTGCCGGGAAGCCATGTGGGGCATGATGACCCTGTTCATCATCCTTGGCGGCATTCTCTCGGGTGTGTTCACCGCCACCGAATCGGCCGCCATTGCCGTGGTGTGGGCGTTCTTCGTGACCATGTGCATCTATCGCGACTATAAGTGGAGCGAGTTGCCGAAACTGATGCACCGTACGGTACGCACCATCTCCATCGTGATGATCCTGATCGGCTTCGCCGCCAGCTTCGGCTACATCATGACGCTGATGGAAATCCCGGCGAAGATCACCACCGCGTTCCTGACACTGTCGGACAACCGTTACGTGATCCTGATGTGCATCAACGTGATGTTGCTGCTGTTGGGCACCGTGATGGACATGGCGCCGCTGATCCTGATCCTGACGCCGATCCTGATGCCTGTCATCGTGGGCATCGGCGTGGACCCGGTGCAGTTCGGCATGATCATGTTGGTGAACCTGGGTATCGGGCTGATAACGCCACCGGTGGGCGCGGTGTTGTTCGTCGGCTCCGCCATCGGCAAGGTCAGCATCGAAAGTACTGTGAACGCGCTGCTGCCGTTCTACGGCATGCTGTTCCTGGTCCTGCTGCTGGTGACTTATGTCCCTGCCATTTCGCTGTGGTTGCCGAATCTGGTGTTGTAA
- a CDS encoding aldose 1-epimerase: MTQPLLYLEDELTRLTLAPHLGASLVEWTLRSTGAPLLRPPAPQALENGLPGKLGCFPLIPWSNRIAQGGFDCPGGWLALEANSPNDPFPIHGSAWQQPWQVIEQSGQEALLQLDSLHPFAYCASLRIRLSGGQLQIAMLVTHTAKQPAWHGLGLHPYFPRTARTRLQTRASEVWKCDASKLPTELSDIPAEWDFQEISALPDTLVDNGFGGWDGQCLIQQPDLGYELECRASGSKYFLLYCPVGLDFFCIEPVSHPVNAHHLPGRPGLRLLEQGQSVALGFSMQCRLL; encoded by the coding sequence ATGACGCAGCCCCTCCTGTACCTCGAAGACGAACTCACCCGCCTGACCCTGGCCCCGCACTTGGGCGCCAGTCTCGTTGAATGGACCTTGCGCAGCACCGGCGCCCCGCTGCTGCGTCCGCCCGCCCCGCAAGCGCTGGAAAATGGCCTGCCGGGCAAGCTGGGTTGTTTCCCCTTGATTCCCTGGTCGAACCGGATCGCCCAGGGCGGTTTCGATTGCCCCGGTGGCTGGCTTGCACTGGAAGCCAACAGCCCCAACGACCCGTTTCCGATCCATGGCAGCGCCTGGCAGCAACCGTGGCAAGTGATCGAGCAAAGCGGCCAGGAAGCATTGCTGCAACTCGACAGCCTGCACCCGTTCGCCTACTGCGCCAGCTTGCGGATTCGCCTCAGTGGCGGCCAACTGCAGATCGCCATGCTCGTTACCCACACAGCCAAACAGCCTGCCTGGCATGGGCTGGGCTTGCATCCGTATTTTCCACGCACCGCCCGCACGCGCCTGCAAACCCGGGCGAGCGAAGTCTGGAAATGCGACGCCTCGAAGTTGCCGACCGAGCTTAGCGACATTCCTGCCGAATGGGATTTCCAGGAGATTAGCGCCCTGCCCGATACCCTCGTCGACAATGGATTTGGCGGCTGGGACGGGCAGTGCCTGATCCAGCAACCGGACTTGGGCTATGAGTTGGAATGCCGCGCCAGCGGCAGCAAATACTTCCTGCTGTACTGCCCAGTCGGGCTGGATTTTTTCTGCATCGAACCGGTCAGCCACCCGGTCAATGCCCATCACTTGCCCGGGCGGCCGGGGTTGCGTTTGCTGGAGCAAGGGCAATCGGTGGCGTTGGGGTTTTCGATGCAGTGTCGGTTGCTCTAG
- a CDS encoding sulfite exporter TauE/SafE family protein, which translates to MLLASFLGVVMGLVLGLTGAGGGILAVPALVLGLGWTMTQAAPVALLAVGSAAAVGAIDGLRHGLVRYRAALLIALLGAVFSPVGIYFAHRLPEKILMMLFSLLMVLVAARMLRRETAQPGPSDHGAASWGQKNCMLDRETGRLAWTARCTATLSALGAVTGMVSGLLGVGGGFLIVPAFKQLTDVQMRGIVATSLMVISLISLIGVVGAFHAGVSIDRVGAAFIVASIVGMMLGRHLSAKVPARALQVGFAGVCLGVAVFMLLRA; encoded by the coding sequence ATGTTGCTGGCAAGTTTTCTGGGTGTGGTCATGGGGCTGGTCCTGGGCCTGACGGGCGCGGGCGGTGGCATTCTTGCGGTGCCGGCCCTGGTGTTGGGCCTGGGTTGGACGATGACCCAAGCCGCCCCCGTGGCATTGCTGGCGGTGGGCAGTGCAGCGGCGGTCGGCGCCATCGATGGGCTGCGCCACGGCCTGGTGCGTTATCGCGCGGCGTTGCTCATCGCGCTGTTGGGCGCGGTGTTCTCGCCGGTGGGTATTTATTTTGCCCACCGGCTTCCGGAAAAAATCCTGATGATGCTGTTCAGCTTGCTAATGGTGCTGGTGGCGGCACGCATGTTGCGTCGAGAGACCGCACAACCGGGCCCCAGCGATCATGGCGCGGCCAGTTGGGGCCAGAAAAACTGCATGCTCGACCGCGAGACCGGGCGCCTGGCCTGGACCGCCCGTTGCACCGCCACCTTGTCGGCGTTGGGTGCGGTAACCGGCATGGTCTCGGGACTGCTGGGCGTGGGCGGCGGTTTCCTGATCGTCCCGGCGTTCAAGCAACTGACCGACGTGCAGATGCGCGGGATCGTCGCGACCTCGTTGATGGTCATCAGCCTGATTTCGTTGATTGGCGTGGTGGGTGCGTTTCATGCCGGCGTGAGCATCGACCGGGTCGGGGCGGCGTTCATTGTGGCGAGCATCGTCGGGATGATGCTTGGCCGGCATTTATCAGCCAAGGTTCCGGCCCGGGCGTTGCAGGTGGGGTTCGCCGGGGTGTGCCTGGGGGTGGCGGTGTTCATGCTGCTGCGGGCTTAG
- a CDS encoding MBL fold metallo-hydrolase, whose translation MPAQIQSFLDPASKTYTYVVYEHDGGQCAVIDPVLDYDPASGRSGTEQADRVIAFVTEHQLTVQWLLETHAHADHLSAAPYLRGKLGGKIAIGESIHQVQRVFKALFNLEPHFAVDGSQFDHLFTADESFFIGNLKATALHVPGHTPADMAYLIDGDVIMVGDTLFMPDVGTARCDFPGGNAHQLYASIQKLLAFPASVRLYVCHDYPPEDREPQCMSPVGEQRRDNIHVRDGIDEAAFVAMRTQRDKTLGMPTLLLPAIQVNVRAGHMPPAEGNGVTYLKIPINQL comes from the coding sequence ATGCCTGCGCAGATCCAGAGCTTCCTCGACCCCGCCTCGAAGACCTACACGTACGTGGTTTATGAGCACGATGGCGGGCAATGCGCGGTAATCGACCCGGTGCTTGACTATGACCCGGCTTCGGGCCGCAGCGGCACCGAACAGGCTGATCGGGTAATCGCTTTCGTGACGGAACACCAACTGACGGTGCAATGGCTGCTGGAAACCCACGCCCATGCCGACCACTTGTCCGCCGCCCCTTACTTGCGAGGGAAACTGGGAGGCAAGATCGCCATCGGCGAATCGATCCACCAGGTTCAGCGTGTCTTCAAGGCGCTGTTCAACCTTGAACCGCATTTTGCGGTGGATGGTTCACAGTTCGATCACCTGTTCACGGCGGACGAATCTTTTTTCATCGGCAACCTCAAGGCCACCGCCCTGCACGTGCCTGGCCACACCCCGGCGGACATGGCCTACCTGATCGATGGCGACGTGATCATGGTGGGTGACACGCTGTTCATGCCAGACGTCGGCACCGCCCGTTGCGACTTTCCCGGTGGCAATGCCCATCAGCTCTACGCCTCGATTCAAAAGTTGCTGGCCTTTCCCGCCAGCGTGCGCCTGTACGTGTGCCACGACTATCCGCCGGAAGATCGCGAGCCCCAATGCATGAGCCCCGTGGGCGAACAACGCCGGGACAACATTCATGTTCGCGACGGCATCGACGAAGCCGCGTTCGTGGCCATGCGTACCCAGCGCGACAAGACATTGGGCATGCCAACGCTGCTGTTGCCAGCGATTCAGGTGAATGTGCGGGCCGGCCACATGCCGCCGGCCGAGGGCAATGGCGTGACCTATCTGAAGATTCCGATCAATCAGCTTTAG
- the bkdR gene encoding Bkd operon transcriptional regulator BkdR, whose product MRKLDRTDIGILNSLQENARITNADLARSVNLSPTPCFNRVRAMEELGVIREQVTLLDADLLGLHVNVFIHVSLEKQVEEALQHFEEAISDRPEVMECYLMAGDPDYLIRVLVPTIQSLERFMMDFLTKVPGVANIRSSFALKQVRYKTALPLPANGLTLGT is encoded by the coding sequence ATGCGTAAATTGGATCGCACCGACATCGGCATTCTGAACAGCCTTCAGGAAAACGCCCGCATCACCAACGCCGATCTCGCCCGTTCGGTCAATCTGTCGCCGACGCCGTGCTTCAACCGCGTCCGGGCCATGGAGGAGCTGGGAGTGATCCGCGAGCAGGTCACGCTGCTGGATGCCGACCTGCTGGGGTTGCACGTCAACGTGTTCATCCATGTCAGCCTGGAGAAGCAGGTGGAGGAGGCGCTGCAGCATTTCGAGGAGGCCATCTCCGACCGGCCGGAGGTGATGGAGTGCTACTTGATGGCCGGCGATCCGGACTATCTGATCCGCGTGCTGGTGCCGACGATCCAGTCGTTGGAGCGGTTCATGATGGATTTTCTGACCAAGGTGCCGGGCGTGGCGAACATCCGCTCAAGCTTTGCCCTCAAGCAGGTGCGCTACAAGACCGCGTTGCCGTTGCCGGCGAATGGGTTGACGTTGGGTACGTAA
- a CDS encoding 3-methyl-2-oxobutanoate dehydrogenase (2-methylpropanoyl-transferring) subunit alpha, with the protein MNPAYEPLRLHVPEPSGRPGCKTDFSYLHLSDAGTVRKPPIDVEPADTADLARSLIRVLDDQGNALGDWAADIPVEILRKGMRAMLKTRIYDNRMVVAQRQKKMSFYMQSLGEEAIGSAQALALNIDDMCFPTYRQQSILMAREVPLVDLICQLLSNERDPLKGRQLPIMYSVRDAGFFTISGNLATQFIQGVGWGMASAIKGDTKIASAWIGDGATAESDFHTALTFAHVYRAPVILNVVNNQWAISTFQAIAGGEATTFAGRGVGCGIASLRVDGNDFMAVYAASRWAAERARRNLGPALIEWVTYRAGPHSTSDDPSKYRPADDWSHFPLGDPIARLKQHMVKIGQWSEEEHAAVTAELEAEVIAAQKEAEQYGTLAGGQIPSAATMFEDVYKEMPEHLKRQRQQLGI; encoded by the coding sequence ATGAACCCAGCGTACGAACCGCTACGCCTGCACGTCCCAGAACCCTCGGGCCGTCCCGGCTGCAAGACCGACTTCTCCTACCTGCATCTGTCCGATGCCGGCACGGTGCGCAAACCACCCATCGACGTCGAACCCGCCGACACCGCCGACCTGGCCCGCAGCCTGATCCGCGTGCTCGACGACCAGGGCAATGCCTTGGGCGACTGGGCCGCGGACATTCCCGTCGAGATCCTGCGCAAGGGCATGCGTGCCATGCTCAAGACGCGCATCTACGACAACCGCATGGTCGTCGCCCAGCGTCAGAAAAAAATGTCGTTCTACATGCAAAGCCTTGGCGAAGAAGCCATCGGCAGCGCCCAGGCCCTGGCGTTGAACATCGACGACATGTGCTTCCCCACCTACCGCCAGCAAAGCATCCTGATGGCCCGCGAAGTGCCGCTGGTGGACCTGATCTGCCAACTGCTGTCCAACGAGCGCGACCCGCTCAAGGGCCGGCAATTGCCGATCATGTACTCGGTCAGGGACGCCGGTTTCTTTACCATTTCCGGCAACCTCGCCACCCAGTTCATCCAAGGCGTGGGCTGGGGCATGGCCTCGGCGATCAAGGGCGATACCAAGATCGCCTCGGCCTGGATCGGTGACGGCGCCACCGCCGAATCGGACTTCCACACCGCCCTCACCTTCGCCCACGTCTACCGGGCGCCGGTGATCCTCAATGTGGTCAACAACCAATGGGCCATTTCGACGTTCCAGGCCATTGCCGGCGGTGAAGCCACCACGTTCGCCGGGCGCGGCGTCGGCTGCGGCATCGCTTCCCTGCGTGTCGATGGCAACGATTTCATGGCGGTCTATGCCGCCTCGCGTTGGGCCGCCGAACGCGCCCGCCGCAATCTCGGCCCGGCGCTGATCGAATGGGTCACCTACCGCGCCGGCCCGCACTCCACCTCCGATGATCCCTCCAAGTACCGTCCCGCCGATGACTGGAGCCATTTCCCGCTGGGCGATCCGATTGCCCGCCTCAAGCAGCACATGGTGAAGATCGGCCAGTGGTCCGAAGAGGAACATGCCGCCGTCACCGCCGAACTCGAAGCCGAGGTGATCGCCGCGCAGAAGGAAGCCGAGCAGTACGGCACCCTCGCTGGCGGGCAGATTCCGAGCGCCGCGACCATGTTCGAGGACGTCTACAAAGAGATGCCGGAGCACTTGAAGCGCCAGCGTCAGCAGTTGGGGATCTGA
- a CDS encoding alpha-ketoacid dehydrogenase subunit beta has translation MNDHNNTIALDTAMTTTTMTMIQALRSAMDVMLERDDNVVVFGQDVGYFGGVFRCTEGLQNKYGTSRVFDAPISESGIVGVAVGMGAYGLRPVAEIQFADYVYPASDQIISEAARLRYRSAGEFTAPMTLRMPCGGGIYGGQTHSQSIEAMFTQVCGLRTVMPSNPYDAKGLLIASIENDDPVIFLEPKRLYNGPFDGHHDRPVTPWSKHPSAQVPDGYYTVPLDVAAITRPGKDVTVLTYGTTVYVSQVAAEETGIDAEVIDLRSLWPLDLDTIVKSVKKTGRCVVVHEATRTCGFGAELVSLVQEHCFHHLEAPIERVTGWDTPYPHAQEWAYFPGPSRVGAALKRVMEV, from the coding sequence ATGAACGATCACAACAACACTATTGCGTTGGACACCGCCATGACCACTACCACCATGACCATGATCCAGGCCCTGCGCTCGGCCATGGACGTGATGCTCGAGCGCGACGACAACGTCGTGGTGTTCGGCCAGGACGTCGGTTACTTCGGCGGCGTGTTCCGCTGCACCGAAGGCCTGCAGAACAAGTACGGCACCTCGCGAGTATTCGACGCACCGATTTCCGAAAGCGGCATCGTCGGCGTGGCGGTGGGCATGGGCGCCTATGGACTGCGGCCGGTGGCCGAGATCCAGTTCGCCGACTACGTCTACCCGGCTTCGGACCAGATCATTTCCGAAGCCGCGCGCCTGCGCTATCGCTCGGCCGGCGAGTTCACCGCGCCGATGACCCTACGCATGCCTTGCGGCGGTGGTATCTATGGCGGCCAGACCCACAGCCAGAGCATCGAGGCGATGTTCACCCAGGTTTGCGGGCTGCGCACCGTCATGCCGTCCAACCCCTACGACGCCAAGGGCCTGCTGATCGCTTCCATCGAAAACGATGACCCGGTGATCTTCCTCGAACCCAAGCGCCTGTATAACGGCCCGTTCGACGGCCACCACGACCGCCCGGTGACGCCGTGGTCAAAGCACCCTTCGGCACAAGTGCCGGATGGCTACTACACGGTGCCGCTGGATGTCGCCGCCATCACCCGTCCTGGCAAGGACGTGACCGTTCTCACCTATGGCACCACGGTCTACGTTTCCCAAGTCGCGGCCGAAGAGACCGGCATCGACGCCGAAGTCATCGACTTGCGCAGCCTCTGGCCGCTGGACCTGGACACCATCGTCAAATCCGTGAAGAAGACCGGTCGCTGCGTGGTGGTCCACGAAGCCACCCGCACCTGCGGTTTCGGCGCCGAGCTGGTGTCATTGGTACAAGAACATTGCTTCCACCACCTGGAAGCGCCCATCGAGCGCGTCACCGGTTGGGACACCCCCTACCCGCACGCGCAGGAGTGGGCGTATTTCCCTGGGCCGTCCCGTGTGGGCGCGGCGTTGAAACGGGTCATGGAGGTCTGA
- a CDS encoding dihydrolipoamide acetyltransferase family protein, whose protein sequence is MGTHVIKMPDIGEGIAEVELSVWHVKVGDMVVEDQVLADVMTDKAMVDIPSPVHGRVIALGGEPGEVMAVGSELIRIEVEGAGNLKESAQPAPAAAAVQAPKPAPVATPEPVVEKTVAPRCAPQAPVARAPEERPLASPAVRKHALDLGIQLRLVQGSGPAGRILHEDLEAYLAQGPSAQAKAGSGYAERHDEQQIPVIGMRRKIAQRMQEATQRAAHFSYVEEVDVTALEELRAHLNEKHGASRGKLTLLPFLVRALVVALRDFPQMNARYDDEAQVIHRSGAVHVGVATQSDVGLMVPVVRHAEARTLWDSAAEISRLATAARNGKASRDELSGSTITLTSLGALGGIVSTPVLNLPEVAIVGVNKIVERPMVIKGQIVIRKMMNLSSSFDHRVVDGMDAAQFIQALRGLLEQPATLFVE, encoded by the coding sequence ATGGGCACGCACGTTATCAAGATGCCGGACATCGGCGAAGGCATCGCGGAAGTTGAGCTGTCGGTGTGGCACGTCAAGGTTGGCGACATGGTGGTCGAGGACCAGGTATTGGCCGACGTCATGACCGACAAGGCGATGGTGGACATCCCTTCACCGGTGCATGGCCGGGTCATTGCCCTGGGTGGCGAGCCCGGTGAAGTCATGGCGGTGGGCAGCGAGCTGATCCGCATCGAAGTCGAAGGCGCGGGCAATTTGAAAGAATCGGCACAACCGGCTCCAGCTGCGGCGGCTGTACAGGCGCCAAAGCCAGCGCCAGTGGCCACGCCTGAACCGGTGGTGGAAAAAACCGTCGCGCCACGCTGCGCCCCGCAAGCCCCGGTGGCCCGCGCCCCTGAAGAGCGTCCACTGGCCTCGCCGGCCGTGCGCAAACACGCATTGGACCTGGGCATCCAGCTGCGCCTGGTCCAGGGCAGCGGCCCCGCCGGGCGGATTCTGCATGAAGACCTGGAAGCCTATCTGGCCCAGGGACCGTCGGCCCAGGCCAAGGCTGGCTCGGGTTATGCCGAACGTCACGACGAGCAGCAGATCCCGGTGATCGGCATGCGCCGCAAGATCGCCCAGCGCATGCAGGAAGCCACCCAACGCGCCGCCCATTTCAGCTACGTCGAGGAAGTCGACGTGACCGCCCTGGAAGAACTGCGGGCTCACCTGAACGAAAAACACGGTGCCAGTCGCGGCAAGCTGACCTTACTGCCGTTCCTCGTGCGTGCCCTGGTCGTGGCCTTGCGGGATTTTCCGCAGATGAACGCCCGTTACGACGATGAAGCCCAAGTGATCCACCGCTCCGGCGCGGTGCATGTCGGTGTCGCCACCCAGAGCGACGTCGGCTTGATGGTGCCGGTGGTGCGTCATGCCGAGGCCCGTACACTGTGGGACAGCGCGGCGGAGATTTCGCGCCTGGCCACGGCCGCCCGTAATGGCAAGGCCAGTCGCGATGAGCTGTCCGGCTCGACCATCACCCTGACCAGCCTCGGCGCACTCGGTGGCATCGTCAGCACGCCGGTGCTGAACCTGCCGGAAGTGGCGATTGTCGGCGTGAACAAAATCGTCGAACGCCCGATGGTGATCAAGGGCCAGATCGTCATTCGCAAGATGATGAACCTCTCCAGCTCCTTCGATCACCGGGTGGTCGATGGCATGGACGCGGCGCAATTCATCCAGGCCCTGCGTGGCTTGCTCGAACAACCCGCCACTTTGTTTGTGGAGTAA
- the lpdA gene encoding dihydrolipoyl dehydrogenase: MQTLNTTLLIIGGGPGGYVAAIRAGQLGISTILVEGQALGGTCLNIGCIPSKALIHVAEQFHQTRHHSQGSALGISVSAPTLDIGKSVEWKDGIVDRLTTGVAALLKKHKVQVIHGWAKVIDGKTVEVGDSRIQCEHLLLATGSKSVELPMLPIGGPIISSTEALAPTSVPKHLVVVGGGYIGLELGIAYRKLGAEVSVVEAQERILPAYDGELTQPVHEALKQLGVKLYLKHSVEGFDAQASTLQVRDPNGDTLNLDTDRVLVAVGRKPNTLGWNLEALNLAMNGSAVKIDSRCQTSMRNVWAIGDLSGEPMLAHRAMAQGEMVAELIAGQHREFNPTAIAAVCFTDPEVVVVGTTPDEAKAAGLDCIVSSFPFAANGRAMTLESKSGFVRVVARRDNHLIVGWQAVGVGVSELSTAFGQSLEMGARLEDIAGTIHAHPTLGEAVQEAALRALGHALHL; this comes from the coding sequence ATGCAAACTTTGAACACCACGCTGCTGATCATCGGCGGCGGTCCTGGCGGCTACGTGGCGGCGATCCGCGCCGGGCAACTGGGCATCTCAACCATCCTGGTGGAAGGCCAGGCGCTGGGCGGGACCTGCCTGAACATCGGCTGCATTCCGTCCAAGGCGTTGATCCATGTCGCCGAACAGTTCCACCAGACCCGGCACCACAGCCAGGGCTCGGCCTTGGGTATCTCGGTGTCGGCGCCAACCCTGGACATCGGCAAGAGCGTGGAATGGAAAGACGGCATCGTCGATCGCCTGACCACCGGCGTCGCGGCGCTGCTGAAAAAGCACAAGGTCCAAGTCATTCACGGCTGGGCCAAGGTCATCGACGGCAAGACTGTGGAAGTCGGCGACAGCCGTATCCAGTGCGAACACCTGTTGCTGGCCACCGGCTCGAAGAGTGTCGAGCTGCCGATGCTACCGATTGGCGGGCCGATTATTTCATCTACCGAAGCCCTCGCCCCCACCTCGGTGCCCAAGCACCTGGTGGTGGTCGGCGGCGGTTATATCGGTCTGGAGCTGGGCATTGCCTATCGCAAGCTCGGCGCCGAGGTCAGCGTGGTCGAGGCCCAGGAGCGGATTCTGCCGGCCTATGACGGCGAGCTGACGCAACCGGTGCATGAGGCGCTCAAGCAGTTGGGCGTGAAGCTGTACCTCAAGCACAGTGTCGAGGGTTTCGATGCCCAGGCCAGCACCTTGCAAGTGCGTGATCCCAACGGCGACACGTTGAACCTGGACACCGACCGGGTGCTGGTGGCGGTTGGGCGCAAACCCAACACCCTGGGCTGGAACCTCGAAGCGCTGAACCTGGCGATGAACGGTTCGGCGGTGAAGATCGACAGCCGTTGCCAGACCAGCATGCGCAACGTCTGGGCCATCGGCGACTTGAGCGGCGAACCGATGCTCGCCCACCGGGCCATGGCCCAGGGCGAAATGGTCGCCGAGCTGATCGCCGGCCAGCATCGGGAATTCAACCCGACCGCCATCGCGGCGGTGTGCTTCACCGATCCAGAAGTGGTCGTGGTCGGCACAACGCCGGACGAAGCCAAGGCCGCCGGGCTCGACTGCATCGTGTCGAGCTTCCCGTTCGCCGCCAACGGCCGGGCCATGACCCTGGAATCGAAAAGCGGTTTCGTCCGGGTCGTGGCGCGCCGGGACAATCACCTGATCGTCGGTTGGCAAGCGGTGGGCGTGGGTGTGTCGGAGTTGTCCACGGCGTTCGGCCAATCCCTGGAGATGGGTGCGCGCCTGGAAGACATCGCCGGCACCATCCACGCCCACCCAACGCTGGGCGAGGCCGTGCAGGAAGCGGCGTTGCGAGCGTTGGGGCATGCGTTGCATCTGTGA
- a CDS encoding branched-chain amino acid aminotransferase — protein sequence MGNESINWDKLGFDYIKTDKRYLSHWRDGAWDTGTLTEDNVLHISEGSTALHYGQQCFEGLKAYRCKDGSINLFRPDQNAARMQRSCARLLMPHVDTEQFVEACKQVVRANERFIPPYGTGGALYLRPFVIGVGDNIGVRTAPEFIFSIFCIPVGAYFKGGLTPHNFLISSFDRAAPQGTGAAKVGGNYAASLMPGSQAKKASFADCIYLDPMTHSKIEEVGSANFFGITHDNKFITPNSPSVLPGITRLSLIELAKSRLGLEVIEGDVFIDKLADFKEAGACGTAAVITPIGGISYKDKLHVFHSETEVGPITQKLYKELTGVQTGDVEAPAGWIVKV from the coding sequence ATGGGTAACGAGAGCATCAATTGGGACAAACTGGGCTTTGACTACATCAAGACCGACAAGCGCTACCTGTCGCACTGGCGCGATGGCGCCTGGGACACAGGCACCCTGACCGAAGACAACGTGCTGCACATCAGCGAGGGCTCCACCGCCCTGCACTACGGTCAGCAATGCTTCGAAGGCCTGAAGGCCTATCGCTGCAAGGACGGCTCGATCAACCTGTTCCGCCCGGACCAGAACGCCGCCCGCATGCAACGCAGCTGCGCCCGCCTGCTGATGCCGCACGTCGACACCGAGCAGTTCGTCGAAGCCTGCAAGCAAGTGGTCCGCGCCAACGAGCGCTTCATCCCGCCGTATGGCACCGGCGGCGCGCTGTACCTGCGCCCGTTCGTGATCGGCGTGGGTGACAACATCGGCGTGCGCACCGCACCCGAGTTCATCTTCTCGATTTTCTGCATTCCGGTCGGCGCCTACTTCAAGGGCGGCCTGACCCCGCACAATTTCCTGATCTCCAGCTTCGACCGCGCTGCCCCACAGGGCACCGGCGCGGCCAAGGTCGGTGGCAACTACGCCGCCAGCCTGATGCCCGGCTCCCAGGCAAAGAAAGCCAGTTTCGCCGACTGCATCTACCTGGACCCGATGACCCATTCGAAAATCGAGGAAGTCGGCTCGGCCAACTTCTTCGGCATCACCCACGACAACAAATTCATCACCCCCAACTCCCCGTCGGTCCTGCCAGGCATCACTCGCCTGTCGCTGATCGAACTGGCGAAATCGCGCCTGGGCCTGGAAGTGATCGAAGGTGATGTGTTCATCGACAAGCTGGCAGATTTCAAGGAAGCCGGCGCCTGCGGTACCGCCGCGGTGATCACGCCGATTGGCGGCATCAGCTACAAGGACAAGCTGCACGTGTTCCACAGCGAAACCGAAGTCGGCCCGATCACCCAGAAGCTCTACAAAGAGCTGACCGGTGTGCAGACCGGCGATGTGGAAGCGCCAGCGGGTTGGATCGTCAAGGTTTGA